A part of Capsicum annuum cultivar UCD-10X-F1 chromosome 6, UCD10Xv1.1, whole genome shotgun sequence genomic DNA contains:
- the LOC124899353 gene encoding cysteine proteinase inhibitor-like isoform X1 has translation METKEGGITDVPTGSENSTKYEELARFAVQDYNHKQALVFQNALLEFVKVLNVKEQVVAGTMYYITLEAIDGGKKKIYETKIWVKEWENFKEVQEFKLVGDAPQS, from the exons ATGGAAACTAAGGAAGGAGGCATTACAGATGTTCCAACTGGATCAGAAAACAGCACTAAGTACGAAGAACTTGCTCGTTTTGCTGTCCAGGATTATAACCACAAACAG GCACTTGTATTTCAGAATGCTTTGCTGGAGTTTGTAAAAGTATTGAATGTGAAGGAACAAGTAGTTGCTGGAACAATGTACTATATAACACTTGAAGCAATTGATGGTGGAAAGAAGAAAATATATGAGACCAAGATTTGGGTAAAGGAATGGGAAAATTTCAAggaagttcaagaattcaagcttgtTGGTGATGCCCCACAAAGCTAA
- the LOC107874665 gene encoding nodulin-26 codes for MEEIPAVDGIRATSFRISDYPTPSPSAITATSTPQKFLKCFISVHFVQKLIAEFVGTYMLIFAGCAAIILNINKDNVVTLPGIASVWGLVVMVLVYSVGHVSGAHFNPAVTIAFATSKRFPWNQVPAYVFVQVVGSTLASGSLRLIFNGKEDQFVGTVPAGTNLQALVLEFITTFYLMFVIAAVATDDRAMKHLSGVAIGATVSLDILFSGPLTGASMNPARSLGPAIVTGHYKGLWIYIIGPTWGAIFGAWTYNLMRQTNKSWGEAVKETQSAIEVSSKDKVICNCGEGWSCIVSKTDEAEVGNIFFECAEGCLCIVDETNTLNKHVYVYEQTKGRKNYKMYI; via the exons ATGGAGGAAATTCCAGCGGTTGATGGAATTCGAGCAACTTCATTTAGGATCAGTGATTATCCAACCCCATCACCATCCGCTATTACCGCTACTTCTACTCCTCAAAAATTCTTAAAATGCTTTATAAGCGTACATTTCGTGCAAAAG TTGATAGCAGAGTTTGTGGGAACGTACATGTTGATATTTGCTGGTTGTGCTGctataattttgaatataaacaaGGACAACGTTGTCACACTACCTGGAATCGCGTCTGTTTGGGGACTTGTTGTCATGGTTTTGGTTTACTCTGTTGGACATGTCTCTGGTGCACACTTTAACCCTGCTGTTACCATTGCATTTGCCACTAGCAAAAGGTTCCCATGGAATCAG GTTCCGGCCTATGTTTTTGTTCAAGTCGTAGGATCCACTCTCGCGAGTGGATCCCTACGACTGATATTCAATGGAAAAGAAGACCAATTTGTAGGAACAGTTCCAGCAGGAACAAATTTGCAAGCTTTGGTACTTGAGTTTATAACCACATTTTACCTCATGTTTGTCATCGCTGCTGTTGCTACTGATGATCGAGCT ATGAAACATTTATCTGGGGTTGCAATTGGTGCTACTGTTTCACTTGATATATTGTTCTCCGG GCCACTAACAGGGGCATCAATGAACCCAGCAAGAAGTTTGGGACCAGCAATTGTTACAGGTCACTATAAAGGGCTATGGATTTACATTATTGGCCCAACTTGGGGGGCCATATTTGGTGCTTGGACTTATAATCTTATGAGACAAACAAATAAGTCATG GGGTGAAGCTGTGAAAGAGACGCAAAGCGCTATAGAAGTGTCCTCCAAAGACAAGGTAATATGCAATTGTGGTGAAGGTTGGTCATGCATTGTATCCAAGACTGATGAAGCAGAAGTTGGAAACATCTTCTTTGAATGTGCTGAAGGTTGCCTTTGTATTGTTGATGAAACAAACACTCTAAATAagcatgtatatgtatatgaacAGACAAAAGGAAGAAAGAATTACAAAATGTATATTTAA
- the LOC124899353 gene encoding cysteine proteinase inhibitor-like isoform X2, with protein sequence METKEGGITDVPTGSENSTKYEELARFAVQDYNHKQNALLEFVKVLNVKEQVVAGTMYYITLEAIDGGKKKIYETKIWVKEWENFKEVQEFKLVGDAPQS encoded by the exons ATGGAAACTAAGGAAGGAGGCATTACAGATGTTCCAACTGGATCAGAAAACAGCACTAAGTACGAAGAACTTGCTCGTTTTGCTGTCCAGGATTATAACCACAAACAG AATGCTTTGCTGGAGTTTGTAAAAGTATTGAATGTGAAGGAACAAGTAGTTGCTGGAACAATGTACTATATAACACTTGAAGCAATTGATGGTGGAAAGAAGAAAATATATGAGACCAAGATTTGGGTAAAGGAATGGGAAAATTTCAAggaagttcaagaattcaagcttgtTGGTGATGCCCCACAAAGCTAA